The proteins below come from a single Cryptococcus gattii WM276 chromosome D, complete sequence genomic window:
- a CDS encoding uncharacterized protein (Similar to TIGR gene model, INSD accession AAW43092.1), which yields MSLTSNFSLPQPFSVDANDQSINSIPSPPSLSSGRTSPDFDFESFTHYSPNPSSLVDETDSTELHKEFSSTPPSTDLVSPRSSIDDISQVQPPTQVEEVDTAEALSKHHLQRYLHYKALAARAEADRAVVIHQQAQSHSPDDDFDALFAACDKSSVLLMPDASANSTFFKDTVVSGDSHNNMLAYQSQMVQPTYYHMGQAMSNWQQSDGFYHPQPSHAALHNAQAQAHLQAAEAARFQAEQHRMNMSNFYVPVSAGPRSSYDATSQNARSFAGQSVPSLINQSPPYSSTRSYPVASNIVMDKTPSMSGLTTCASSRRASEEGEEELAYTSEEEDVKPILGSIPIVNVHGGGRGYVPGQTPDDPKKKHKCQVCGRGFARAFNLKSHIQTHNPLRPKPYQCPHATCKRGFSRLHDLERHRQGIHSDGPLVDAKRHGVTPAVARAQNRIQKRAESGSLI from the exons ATGTCCTTGACTTCCAACTTTTCCCTTCCCCAACCCTTTTCTGTCGACGCGAACGATCAATCTATCAACTCAattccctctcctccttccctttcgTCTGGCAGAACCTCGCCAGACTTTGACTTTGAGTCCTTTACCCATTACTCGCCCAACCCGTCGTCTCTCGTTGACGAGACTGACTCGACCGAACTTCACAAAGAATTTTCTTCCACCCCACCATCTACCGATCTGGTCTCTCCTCGATCGTCTATCGACGACATCTCTCAGGTCCAACCGCCTACTCAGGTTGAAGAGGTAGATACTGCCGAAGCCCTGAGTAAACACCATCTTCAGCGTTACCTTCACTACAAAGCTCTTGCTGCTCGCGCCGAAGCGGACCGCGCCGTTGTTATTCACCAACAAGCTCAATCACATTCTCCAGACGACGACTTTGACGCCCTGTTTGCTGCCTGTGATAAATCCTCAGTTTTGTTGATGCCTGACGCGTCTGCAAATTCAACCTTTTTCAAAGACACTGTTGTTTCTGGTGACAGCCATAATAATATGCTTGCCTATCAGTCACAGATGGTTCAACCCACCTATTACCACATGGGTCAGGCCATGTCCAACTGGCAGCAGTCTGACGGGTTTTATCATCCTCAGCCTTCTCACGCTGCATTGCACAATGCCCAAGCTCAAGCGCATCTTCAAGCTGCAGAGGCCGCACGGTTCCAGGCTGAGCAACATCGCATGAACATGTCCAACTTTTATGTGCCAGTTTCTGCCGGTCCTCGCTCCTCGTATGACGCTACGTCTCAAAATGCGCGATCTTTTGCTGGTCAGTCGGTACCCAGTCTTATCAATCAATCGCCTCCTTATTCATCTACAAGATCTTACCCCGTGGCATCCAACATTGTTATGGACAAGACGCCTTCGATGTCTGGTCTGACTACTTGTGCATCCAGCAGGCGCGCTAGcgaagaaggtgaagaagagttggCGTATACAtcagaggaagaggacgtCAAGCCGATTCTCGGTTCGATACCGATTGTCAACGTGCATGGTGGTGGTAGGGGATATGTACCTGGCCAGACGCCTGATGATCCCAAGAAGAAGCACAAGTGCCAGGTGTGTGGCCGCGGTTTTGCTAGAGCTTTTAATCTCAAG TCACACATCCAGACCCACAATCCTCTCCGTCCTAAACCTTATCAATGCCCCCACGCCACGTGCAAGCGCGGTTTTTCCCGTCTTCATGACCTCGAACGTCATCGACAGGGCATCCATTCCGATGGTCCCCTCGTTGATGCTAAGCGCCATGGTGTAACACCCGCTGTCGCCCGTGCCCAAAACAGGATCCAGAAGCGAGCCGAATCAGGAAGTCTTATATAG
- a CDS encoding cytoplasm protein, putative (Similar to TIGR gene model, INSD accession AAW43102.1): protein MLPLPSASRKTRPSPYFTSNATHHHLSSSQQILATLRSRTRLTNLAAALLVLALSGSLLLNLNFIFFSSHSPRYSLGRSYSYVTGSGWNDLASPEQLESSIPLSIETTLERDSRYAELQHLIMVPGHAIWLGHDANRAGEDDGWILEPMQKGGSVKTYVKHIERGVEELKADPLSLLVFSGGATRHPPSPPIPESLSYYRLAMALSLIPSTSIADSPKTSPIPLNLRTATEEYALDSYQNLLFSIARFKEVTGNWPQKITVVGYGMKRMRFENLHRAALRFPPSAFHYIGIDDAGDTAPHYAGELKYGYLPFLASPSGCHPPLSIKRLLRNPYARYHPYFTSCPELAGLFEWCPAIQSIRADETWDGRMDEVGLGYPGRVPWDDKEEVTWDRERD from the exons ATGCTCCCACTCCCATCTGCGAGCCGCAAGACCCGTCCCAGCCCGTACTTCACCTCCAACGCCacccaccaccacctctCCTCCTCGCAGCAGATCCTCGCGACACTCCGGTCGCGCACACGGCTCACCAACCTCGCTGCAGCCCTGCTTGTGCTGGCACTCTCGGGCTCGCTCCTGCTCAACCTCAACTTTATCTTCTTTTCGTCCCACTCTCCGCGGTATTCGCTCGGGCGCTCGTACTCGTACGTAACGGGCTCGGGGTGGAACGACTTGGCAAGTCCAGAGCAGCTCGAGTCGTCGATCCCGCTGAGCATAGAAACGACGCTCGAGCGGGACTCGCGCTATGCCGAGCTCCAGCATCTGATCATGGTCCCTGGCCATGCCATCTGGCTCGGCCACGATGCGAACAGAGCGGGAGAAGACGACGGCTGGATACTGGAACCCATGCAAAAGGGCGGAAGCGTCAAAACATATGTAAAGCATATCGAACGAGGCGTCGAGGAGCTAAAGGCGGATCCTCTGTCGCTCCTCGTCTTTTCTGG AGGAGCCACCAGACATCCGCCTTCACCACCCATCCCCGAATCTCTCTCCTACTACCGCCTCGCGATGGCGCTCTCACTCATCCCATCGACTTCTATCGCCGACTCTCCCAAAACTTCGCCCATCCCTCTCAACCTCCGAACAGCAACAGAAGAATACGCACTCGACAGCTACCAAAACCTACTGTTCTCCATTGCCCGCTTCAAAGAAGTCACCGGCAACTGGCCGCAAAAGATCACCGTCGTTGGGTACGGCATGAAACGCATGCGGTTCGAAAACCTCCACCGGGCAGCACTCCGCTTCCCACCCTCTGCATTCCACTACATCGGGATAGACGACGCGGGCGATACCGCACCCCATTATGCCGGCGAACTCAAATACGGATACCTCCCCTTCCTCGCCTCCCCCTCTGGCTGCCACCCACCCCTCTCGATCAAACGTCTCCTCAGGAACCCGTACGCCCGGTACCATCCGTACTTTACAAGCTGTCCCGAACTCGCCGGCTTGTTCGAATGGTGTCCCGCCATCCAGAGTATTAGGGCGGACGAAACGTGGGATGGCAGGATGGACGAGGTCGGGCTGGGTTATCCCGGCCGCGTGCCGTGGGACGACAAGGAGGAAGTTACTTGGGATAGAGAAAGGGATTAA
- a CDS encoding vacuolar membrane protein, putative (Similar to SGTC gene model, INSD accession EAL21110.1) encodes MLAANVPLPPSPALTSSRRSSASSGLFHPSPLTALHPRPPPPSSADSPAVRPQGEDPFREGATISVNQPVGSISISPCSRDVCLASRKGLYILDLANLNTAPRFVPQGGAWQIADVQWSPHPATSNLILSTSSQKLLVWDLAAPRPLFKSFDAHSRAITDINWHALNPNLMATVSMDAGIRGWDLRCFDRPVMRLCDWGAAGTQVKWNRRHDHLIATAHGKIVHIWDDRKGSLPVTTIHAHDAKIYGIDWDRQYRHKLVTCSLDKTIKFWTVPELGGDASDSSVVYHSSLPALSTPTYTIPTHYPVWRARNLPFGRGVLSLPQRGEKALEMFGMDDPAPVERFAGHENVVKDFVWRMRGGNDSAFDDREFQLVTWSKDRTLRIWPVSREVEERVGWQYGAPIETLVSRRGAPDVTYAKDPSNTDIDPPRLLPPLLPLAISLHHPNTPSNLTRQKTVKPVAEAQPGMTRGGYKVRRMDQLEWLTKVVKNAPSPESSSLLSSRMASVSRTRRPASRGASRLGSRSESAEGTQEWKSLKDEVVAVSRMYPRPKTNFEKVFTIDLAHHKLTISMQGPWANGDRQAFMRIHWSFPQNYPFGPEIPTFELERNPTVSPIIRQTIVTNIKEIRAHNKQCLVETTGYLLGLHERQGRRRGMDEESDSESERGGEEISRRDDIVPEVMLRKTCGATFGPNGQLVCFFPKQVTIPRTRNFSRSPSITRENPSPMLKAISALTRLQNPHQRAVLHRYKPRTRRLVDPISSPAPPPPPPPAGSTMTIHDVSYLGQPNVHLAKMYGMSVEANMSFALEAKRLDHADVWATVRGILADPPPPYTRLPQLDENQESVVRRERMVWEKGMERKKRVVDRLFTNLMAERDVQMLALLSCILLEYTRSMYIPPPAESVTNHSPLQDYFNLRFPLPPHNITPVRRRTASSVIPVSPTNSLPLRTPGWSQILNPSSISLRGTFTPKDRTSFSDLPFSRTALSTSYEDHSSPDTGLAIPTSKRSDSPKPIQADKAKASFRTSSMSPPVAATPLRSTGTERSLHGVGGEQQRSYKVSFGSTSPITRGGRSQSSTGYVGGGGLGSAVTTGPNTPDGGGGERKVAVGRSGGVKLDFPKDESSTLSLLPQEMLPLCEAWKLSYADFLLRHGLLGVRTILLSYRFITSSNSSAINAATGKSSGIVRAEVGETEKTEEGLSVIRVCVPCSGTPSGTCPSCNKQPQKAVCSYCRVPIKGISMGCTICAHKFHAKCFQRYFCSPVTTPMTCPACSCSCLAHRGISTPVYTVAALPKQSPNITRGFNREKVPSGNAPLGRSKPVPSQEGRGQNNSPEEGKGRLTYASLVKLGAIRENFGLGFTDGGHSGATSVLGFHADGDGDEVHSDRERTGREHRCEHRGDGLLSRARWGGEGGLLHWGSTTHHQ; translated from the exons ATGCTCGCCGCCAACGTGCCCCTCCCGCCCTCGCCCGCACTGACCTCCTCCCGGCGGTCGTCGGCGTCGTCGGGGCTGTTCCACCCGTCGCCGCTCACCGCGCTGCACCCCCGCCCGCCGCCCCCCTCCAGCGCCGACTCCCCCGCGGTGCGGCCGCAGGGGGAGGACCCGTTCAGGGAGGGGGCGACGATCAGCGTGAACCAGCCGGTGGGCTCCATCTCCATCAGCCCCTGCAGCAGAGACGTCTGCCTCGCGTCCAGGAAGGGTTTGTACATCCTCGACCTCGCAAACCTCAACACCGCGCCCAGATTCGTCCCACAGGGCGGCGCATGGCAGATCGCAGA TGTCCAGTGGTCGCCACATCCAGCCACGTCCaacctcatcctctccaccTCGTCCCAGAAGCTGCTCGTGTGGGACCTCGCAGCGCCACGACCGCTCTTCAAGTCGTTCGACGCCCATTCGCGCGCCATCACAGACATCAACTGGCATGCGCTCAATCCCAACCTCATGGCCACCGTCTCCATGGACGCCGGCATACGCGGGTGGGATCTGCGGTGCTTTGACAGACCGGTCATGCGTCTTTGCGACTGGGGCGCAGCCGGGACACAGGTGAAATGGAACAGACGGCATGATCATCTCATCGCGACTGCCCACGGCAAAATAGTGCACATCTGGGACGACAGGAAAGGCTCGCTGCCCGTCACGACGATTCATGCACATGACGCCAAGATTTATGGTATTGACTGGGATCGCCAGTATCGACACAAGCTCGTGACGTGCTCTCTAGATAAAACAATCAAGTTTTGGACCGTGCCCGAGCTGGGCGGTGACGCTTCCGACTCGTCCGTGGTCTACCACTCTTCCCTTCCCGCTCTATCCACCCCGACATACACCATCCCCACACACTACCCCGTTTGGCGGGCACGCAACCTCCCCTTTGGCCGCGGCGTGCTCTCACTACCCCAACGCGGTGAAAAGGCGCTTGAAATGTTTGGCATGGACGATCCTGCCCCCGTCGAACGTTTTGCAGGCCACGAAAATGTAGTCAAAGACTTTGTATGGCGTATGCGAGGCGGGAACGACAGCGCTTTCGACGATCGTGAATTCCAGTTGGTGACGTGGTCCAAGGACAGGACGCTGAGAATATGGCCCGTGTCGCGAGAAGTGGAGGAACGTGTGGGGTGGCAGTATGGCGCACCGATCGAGACGCTCGTCTCCCGACGTGGCGCGCCCGATGTCACATACGCCAAAGACCCGTCCAACACGGATATCGACCCACCACGTCTTCTCCCGCCCTTACTACCGCTGGCCATCAGTCTTCACCACCCAAACACGCCATCCAACTTGACACGCCAGAAAACTGTCAAGCCTGTGGCAGAAGCGCAGCCGGGCATGACGCGTGGTGGGTACAAGGTCAGGCGGATGGACCAGCTCGAGTGGCTTACCAAAGTCGTCAAGAATGCGCCGAGCCCAGAGTCGTCTAGTCTGTTATCTAGCAGAATGGCAAGTGTCAGCCGAACCAGACGTCCTGCAAGTCGTGGAGCCAGTCGACTAGGTAGTAGATCGGAAAGTGCAGAGGGTACGCAAGAATGGAAGAGTTTGAAAGATGAAGTGGTTGCGGTGAGCAGAATGTACCCCAGACCAAAAACCAATTTTGAAAAGGTATTTACC ATTGATCTTGCGCATCACAAACTCACAATCTCAATGCAAGGACCATGGGCCAACGGCGATCGACAGGCATTCATGCGTATACACTGGTCATTCCCTCAAAACTACCCTTTCGGTCCAGAGATCCCAACATTTGAACTTGAACGTAACCCGACCGTATCCCCCATCATACGTCAAACAATTGTCACGAATATCAAAGAAATACGCGCGCATAACAAACAATGTCTCGTGGAAACAACGGGGTACCTCTTGGGTCTCCACGAGAGACAAGGTAGGCGGAGAGGtatggatgaagaaagTGATTCAGAGAGTGAAAGAGGGGGCGAAGAAATCAGCAGGCGAGACGATATTGTGCCCGAGGTCATGCTGCGAAAAACGTGTGGCGCCACATTTGGCCCCAACGGCCAGCTGGTATGCTTCTTCCCTAAACAAGTCACCATTCCCCGGACCCGCAACTTTTCGCGGTCACCGTCCATCACGCGAGAGAATCCTTCGCCCATGCTCAAGGCGATATCGGCGTTGACGCGCTTGCAAAACCCGCATCAGCGCGCTGTCCTCCACCGATACAAGCCCCGCACGCGTCGTTTGGTGGATCCGATATCGTCCCCCGCGCCGCCACCGCCACCGCCGCCCGCAGGGTCCACAATGACTATCCATGACGTATCGTACCTCGGTCAGCCCAACGTACATCTCGCCAAGATGTATGGTATGTCGGTCGAGGCGAATATGAGTTTTGCGTTGGAGGCGAAACGATTGGATCACGCGGATGTGTGGGCGACAGTAAGAGGTATTCTTGCTGACCCCCCTCCGCCATATACCCGGTTACCACAACTGGATGAGAATCAGGAAAGTGTTGTGCGAAGAGAAAGAATGGTTTGGGAGAaggggatggagaggaagaagagagtTGTTGATCGACT ATTTACCAATCTCATGGCAGAAAGAGATGTCCAAATGCTAGCACTCCTTTCCTGTATTCTTTTAGAGTACACTCGATCAATGTATATCCCCCCTCCTGCAGAGTCGGTGACCAACCATTCTCCTCTGCAAGATTACTTCAACCTCCGcttccctctccccccACACAACATCACCCCCGTGCGACGTCGTACTGCAAGTTCCGTCATTCCCGTAAGCCCAACCAACTCGCTGCCTCTCAGAACCCCTGGGTGGTCACAGATCCTCAACCCCTCAAGTATTTCTTTACGCGGTACATTTACTCCCAAAGACCGTACTTCTTTCAGTGACTTGCCATTCTCTAGAACGGCTTTGAGTACGAGCTACGAAGATCACTCATCACCAGACACTGGGCTGGCTATTCCCACATCGAAACGATCCGATAGCCCCAAGCCTATTCAGGCCGATAAGGCCAAGGCGTCTTTCCGCACATCATCCATGTCTCCGCCAGTCGCGGCTACTCCACTTCGTAGCACGGGCACCGAAAGATCGTTACATGGAGTTGGAGGTGAACAACAACGGTCTTACAAGGTGTCTTTTGGCTCGACATCGCCCATTACCCGAGGCGGCAGATCACAGTCGTCGACAGGGTACGTAGGCGGCGGTGGGCTGGGCAGTGCTGTGACGACGGGGCCTAATACACCTGAtggtggtggcggtgaACGGAAAGTAGCAGTGGGACGAAGTGGTGGAGTCAAACTGGATTTTCCAAAGGACGAAAG TTCAACCCTATCTTTGTTGCCTCAAGAGATGTTGCCATTATGCGAAGCATGGAAACTGTCTTATGCCGATTTCCTCCTTCGACATGGTCTATTGGGTGTCAGGACGATATTGTTGAGCTATAGGTTTATCACTAGCTCTAATTCCTCAGCTATCAATGCTGCGACTGGAAAGAGCAGTGGTATAGTAAGAGCAGAAGTTGGGGAAACCGAAAAGACGGAGGAAGGACTGTCAGTTATACGTG TCTGTGTGCCATGTTCTGGGACACCATCAGGTACCTGTCCTAGCTGTAACAAGCAACCACAAAAAGCTGTATGCTCGTACTGTCGTGTCCCTATCAAAG GTATATCGATGGGCTGTACAATCTGTGCTCACAAGTTCCACGCCAAGTGTTTCCAACGCTATTTCTGTTCTCCTGTTACCACTCCCATGACTTGCCCTGCTTGTTCTTGCTCGTGCCTTGCTCATAGAGGAATATCCACTCCTGTATACACGGTCGCTGCCTTGCCGAAACAAAGTCCAAACATTACCAGGGGATTTAATCGCGAAAAAGTACCATCAGGGAACGCTCCCCTTGGGCGATCAAAACCCGTCCCAAGCCAAGAAGGTCGTGGTCAGAATAATTCGCcagaggaaggaaaagggcGATTGACCTATGCCAGCCTCGTCAAGTTGGGTGCTATTCGCGAAAATTTCGGTTTAGGATTTACCGACGGTGGACACTCTGGAGCCACAAGCGTTCTGGGCTTCCATGCAGATGGTGATGGAGATGAAGTGCATTCGGATAGGGAAAGAACAGGGAGAGAGCATCGATGCGAACACAGAGGAGATGGTTTATTATCGCGAGCAAGAtggggaggagaaggaggctTGCTGCATTGGGGATCCACGACACATCATCAATAG